CTCCTCCCGGCCTCTTCGGTGCACCCGGCAACAACCGACTTCAGAGAGGGAAAGACCCGATCGAAAGGCATCCCTATCGCAGCCTCTTCGGGAAGACCGGCGATCACAGCGGCAGAGGAGTTGACATCGACGATCCGCCCGGAGTCATCGAGCACGATCATGCTGTCGGTCATGACCCCGGGCAGAAGGGAACGCGCCACAGGCGTGACGGAAAAGAATTGGTACCTGATCGTCGCCGCCTCCAGGGTCAGACCGGTGACGAGAAAACCCACCGGTGTCAGGTCAAGTCCGGGGACAGGGCCGGTCTTCAGGACGTAGAGAACATCGGCGATGAGCGGCACGATGCAGGCGATGAGAAGGAGACCGATCTGGCTCCTGTAGGCTGCCGGGGCATCAAGCAGATGCGTGATCAGGAGGACGAGTGCAGCGAGGATCAGGAGTGCGGCGATGATCCAGTATATCCAGAAGAGGGGGCCGTAATGGAACAGCCAGATCACGGCGCCGCCGTCGATAGAGGACGTGAACCCGGTGTAGTACAGATGATGAAGGTCATTGGAGAGCACCGCGATGATGGTGAGTGCCGGGAAGAGCGCAAGAAGGAGGACGCGACTCCTGGTAAGCAGATGTTCCCGCCCTGTATAGGAGAGGGCGAACGCGAGGAATGCCGGGGGAACGACCGCAATGCCGAAATATTCAATATCGGTAAAGAGGAGGTTCGATTCCAGGTCGGCAGCAGAGAGTTCCAGGGCATAGGCGGCGCTCCAGAGTGTGGCGGCGGAAAGAAAGATCGTCAGCGCCTTTCCGCCGGGCGACTGCCGATTTTTCCATGCGATGACCGACAGGACCGCCGTCAGAGCTGCCGATATGAGAAGGAGGGGAGGCAGAGGAGAGTATTGCCATATCATGCACAGATCACTGCTCGCATCAAAGGCTTCATCGCGTCGGGATAGATACCCTCTCGTTCTCACTCATTGCCCGATGCGTCTCGTTATCTCCCCGGAGAAAACACGGGCCCGGTCATGTCACGCCAGGCCGTGTTCTCTGAAGCACGCGGTATAATGTGTGTCGCTCCCCCTGATGTGGCCTGCAACCCAGTCACGCAGGAACGTCATCACCTCGATGGAGAGGCCGAGTTTTTCAGCGGCATATGCCTCCTGAAAAGTAGCAATCTTTGTGACGAAGGCGACGTGCTCCTTCTTGTGGGGGGCATAGGCGGGATACCCGAACTTCTGCATGTACTCTTCTTCGGCGGTGAAGTGGTACTGCGTGTACGCCGCAAGTTCTCCGAGGATCTTTTCGAGGACGTCCTTCCCCTGCCCCGAGCGCATGGCGTCGTGGAGTGTGTTGATCTGGGCGACGAGTTTCTTGTGCTGTTCGTCGATCTCGGAGACACCGACCGAGAGGTCGTCTGACCAGTTCATGTATGCCATAGAATATTGTTCGCATTTGTACTAATTATGTCGTCCGGTCAGGGGGGTTCTGGCGGACTTCTCCGGGCGTCGTTGTCCCATTTCCCGGGACACGGTTGCCCCGGGTCCTGATAGGGCGTTCCATCAAAAAAAAGGATAATGTCGGTCGAGACCGGCTCACGGATACCAGTCTCAGAGGGCGATGTATGAATGTTTCCAGATGTATGATCATAGTGCAGAAGGAGTTTCCCGACCACCTCACCAGCAAACGCTTCTTTGTCATCCTGGCACTCTTCCTGATCATCTCGGTCATCGGGATCTCCCTGGGTATCGGAGAGTACGACAGAGACCTTGCAGCGTACCAGGAAAAGATAGCGGCTGTCGAAAGCAGCGGAGTAACCGGGTGGATGCCCGACAGACCTTCTGTGCTCTCCGTATATTCCTCCATCTCAGACCAGAGCATCATTATCGAGGCGGTCCTTGCGATCGTGGCGGGTTTCGACCTGGTCTCAAAAGAGAAAGAGATGAAGACACTCAAGACCCTCCTCTCCCACCCGATCTACCGTGACGAGGTGATCAACGGCAAGGCGATCGGCGGGGGAGCGGCAATTGTCCTCGCAATCGGTCTGGCCCTCCTTGTCTCCCTTGCAATGCTCCTCATCGCCGGCATCATTCCGACCGTCGACGAGTTCTCCGCCATCGCCACCTTCGGGGCGGTCTCGATCCTCTTCCTCCTCATCTATTTCTCCCTCGCCCTCACCCTCTCCACTCTTGCACGGGACAGCGGGAGCGCGCTCATCGCCACCCTCGTCGTCTTCATCATCCTCTCATCCCTCCTGCCTCTCGCAGGCGAGATCGCCATCGACACATGGGCGGGTGAGCGACCAGATCCGCCGTACGTGCAGAAGATCATAATGTCTGAAAGCGGGGCCATGATCCCGGTCGATACGGATGAACAGGACCCTCAGGGAGAGAAAGAGGCGATGAAGACGTACGAGGCCGAAGCAAAGGTATACTATGAGAAGAAAGCGGCCGTCACCGCCATCGTCGAGGCGGCTTCCCCGCAGACCAATTATAAAAAGATCACGGAGGCGGTCATCGATCCCTATCGCGTCGTAAAGATGCAGAACAGTCCGCAGGGCCCGTTCGGAATAGTTGTCACCGACCCGGACGCCACGCCGCCGCACTTCACGGATGTCCTCGCAGGCCTCTGGGGGAACATCGCCCTGCTCCTCGCCCTTCCGGGCGTGCTCTTCCTCACCGCCTACCTCTGTTTCATGAGGATGGATGTGCGGTGAGACTCCGGAACAGGCACTGACATGCCCCCTCCCTGCCCCTCTCAGACGATATATTCCAGCAGGATAAGGGCGAGGAAGAAGATGGCGGCGATTTTTACGCCGTCATAGAAAGAGTACCGCATCTGTGTCCGGTTTATCTCATCCTCATCGGGCGGCGGCGGGAGTTCCTCCTCCGACTCGACGACAAAAGACCCGGTGTACCCACACCTCTTGCACCTGTACATCGTCCCGGCATAGCCGCCGAGCACCTCATAGAGGTCGATGCTCCCACACTTCGGACACCTGAGCATGGGGGAAACTCTCGCTACAAGATTGTATAAAACTATAGAAGGGCGAGCTCTGGAAAGACCCTCCAGATCGATCCCCTTTTCCTATTCACTCAGATCTTTCCTGATATGAGTAAGAATAAATGGACGAGTTCTGGATTTTTTTGTCTTTGAGGATCCTGTTGGGACAGGTGGAGAGAGGAAAAGGCCGTTCCAGATCATAGTGCAGGAAGGATCTGAGAACCCTCCCGCACCATAACCCTAGAATCTATACAAAATAGGCTTTTTTGAGGAATTCACCAGAATGTGCATCGATCCATGCCGATCCGGGTTCGGCTTCATTTTCCTGGAGATACGAATCATTGAAACGTATCCACCACGTCAACCTGATATCATGACAATCATTCGTCCCTGTTAGATAATCCATATCAACCCAGACAAGTCTTGAGGAGATGACCGTGATATCGGTAGAATATTTCTCCTTCATCAGGTCCCGTACAATCTGTTGCGCCTGGCTGTCCTGTATGCCGGGCATCGCAGTGACTGCGATCTTTTCTTCAGGCATCGTCCAGGTCTTCTGATAACTCATGACGTCGCCGGTTTCAGGATTGACGCCCACACGCACACCATCCGAAAGACAGGGAATTCCTTTGATGATCCTCCAGAAGTGAACAGAATATTTTCCAGCCAAATCTTTTGCACGAGGAGGCCTGTATTCAACCTCATCAAAGAGGAGTTCACCTTTGATATTCTGGGTCTTGATATAATCATCGGCAATTTGCTTTGCCTCATCAACCGTGATCTCTTCTCTCGTCACGGTCTTTTTATCTGCTTTTCCATAATAGAAATCAAGTTCTCCAGTTTTAGGATCAATCCCTACAAGTAGATTGTCACCCTCTCCGGTAATGACACTGAATTGCCAGATCTTCCCATAAACGTGATCCTGGATGAGCCCCCCAGTTACTTTTCTAATCGTTATATCTGGAATGCTCATCTCTGCACTCTTTATTGCATCCTCCTTAGTGATGGAAACCGCTTCATCGACAGGGTCCAGGTATAATGGTGTTTTTGGTGTTATCTCCGCTCCTACCCTATCAGGTGATGCAGATGAGAGTACAGGTACGGCCACTATAACCATACAAACGATAATAACTGCAATTATGATTTTACGCATCATTTCACCTCACCAATTCGAGGGGGCCAAACAAAGATTCGTATCCCCAATAATTTCATAATTCTCAGTACCACCCGGAGAACCAAGTTCATTTTCAACTCTACCTAACGCATATTCAGCAGCATTTGATATTGGGATATCAAGATATTTCGCTCTCCCAAAGAATTCAGAACAGAACTTAGCAGTAAATATGGTCTGAACTGAATCTGAATAACCAAGATACGCGTTAAATCCCTTATCCACAAAGGCATCGCCAAGATCTGAATATTTTGCAGAATTACACGCACCAGCAAAGATAAAGTAGCCGCCAGAGTCCAAATAGGAATCTACGTCAGATGCACTCAGATAACTGCTATCTCCGAAAGTCAGATGGGAACTGGAACCAGATGTACCTCCATGGGACTGAACCGCAACGATGTTTGTACTGGACGACAAACCATTAATATGGCCAATAAAATCCTGATCTGTGCTAGAATAGGAGTAATCGGATACACCCTGCACCCAGAATATATTGTAAATAGAACTTTTTGTTTCATCCATTCTGGCATTGATGTAATTTGTTAGGGCCGGTTCTGTCGGATCCTGATATGCTCGTGTTCGATCAACAAGGCAATCATTGTATGCACTCACGCAGGGTATTACAAAGATACACAGTAGTACCAGGATCATACCGAGAGCATATGCTCTCCTGTTTTTTTGCGCCATGATATCACCTATTTATCCGAAGATGGGTGCGACCCAAAGGAAAGGGCAACCTTTTCTGTCCTCAGGCCTGGTGCGAGCCTGGATCTCTGAGATTGGGGAGGAGAAACTCGCACACAAGGATACATAGGGGGAGACACACATAAACCCACGGAAAACCTTCGGAAATTTCCGAAAGAAGAATCGAGGCTCGACACCAGTCACGCCGAAATTTTCCCTCTCCTGCGACAGAAGGCCAGGTAGCCCAGGAGCCCCCCTATTGCGAGAAGAGCGATCCCGACGATGAGAGGAGATAGGTTCGCGTCTCCATCCTGATACCAGCCGAGGTCCTTCGGCCCCAGGAGGTCATACAGGTACAGAGCGATTGTACTCAGTCCGGCAAAAACCGTGAGGGCCGCAGTTGCGAGGACGACGAGCACCTTCACCTGCTTGTTGGGATGGAGGATCGCCTTCCCGTCTGGAGTAAGCGCGTAATACACCCACCTGTGCCCGTCGTTCTCAGAGACCACAAAGCCCGCTTCCACAAGATGAGTCATCTGCTCATGCACGGTCGAGAGGGCGAGATCACATTCTCCGGCAACCTCACTGAGACTCAGCCGGCGCCGGTCAAGGGCCTTGAGGATCGCCACCCGAGTCTGAGAAGCGAGCACTTTGCATCGGTTCCGGTCCAGGACGAGCGTTTCTTCGGGCATTCAGAGGAGGTACTCCCGGATATCCATAAAGATTTTTATCTCTGTTCTTTTCCGATCCTTGCACCGGCCGCCGCCGACCCCAAATAACTTAACTGCGAAAAACTCCTTATTTTGGTGATCACAGCATGGGAGCAACTCTCGTAGAGAAAATTTTCTCCACCCGGTGCGGGAAGGAGATAGAGGCAGGCGATGTGGTGATGGCGGCCGTGGACCGCGCGATGATCCATGACATCACTGGCCCCCTTGCCATTCAAAAGTTCAGGGAGATGGGCGGAGAGAGGGTCTTTGACCCGGCACGTATCGTAATGCTCTTCGACCACCAGGTCCCGGCTGATTCCATTCAGGCAGCCGAGAACCAGAAGTTCATGCGGGAGTTTGCACTTCGCCAGGGAATTCACAACTACGACCTCAGGGAGGGCGTCTGCCACCAGGTGGTCCTGGAGAAAGGGCATGCCGCACCGGGCGAGATCGTCGTCGGTTCGGATTCCCACACCTGTACCTACGGCGCTGCCGGCGCCTTCGCGACCGGCATCGGTTCGACAGACATGGGTTTCGTCCTCAAGTTCGGCGCCCTCTACTTCAGGGTGCCGGACTCGATCCGGGTCGAGGTGAACGGTGCCTTCGCTCCCCGTGTCGGGGCAAAGGACCTCATCCTCTCGATCGCCGGCGACATCGGTGCGGACGGCGCCACCTATCAGGCCCTGGAGTTCACCGGCGAGACCTTCGAGTCGATGCCGATGCCTGGCCGGATGACCTGCTCGAACATGGCGATCGAGATGGGGGCGAAGGCCGGCATCGTCCCGCCTGATGCGATCACCTGGGAGTACCTCCGGGAACGCCGCCCCGAAGTCAGGCCCTTCCCCCTCAAAAGCGACGAGGACGCGACGTACTCGGAGATGCGCGAGTTCGATGTCACTGATCTCGTGCCCCAGGTCGCGGTCCCGCACAACGTGGACAATGTCGTCGATGTCGATGAGGTCGCCGGCACCCACGTCGACCAGGTCTTCATCGGTTCCTGCACGAACGGCCGGTACGAGGACTTTGCCGAGGCTGCCGAAATTCTCGGCGACCGGAAGTTCTCCGACGATGTACGGGTGCTCATCATCCCGGCATCGCGGGACGAGTACATGAAGACCCTCAGGGCCGGACTGATCGAGAAGTTCGTTGAAGCAGGTGCGCTCGTCGAGGCACCCTGCTGCGGCCCCTGCATGGGCGGGTCCTTTGGCCTCCTCGCCCCCGGCGAGGTGTCTCTCTCCACGTCGAACAGGAACTTCAGAGGGCGGCAGGGGAGCACCGAGGCGGAGGTCTATCTCTGCTCCGCAGCGACGGCAGCGGCAAGTGCGATCACCGGCGAGATCACCGACCCGAGGGAGGTGTGACGATGCGGATCTGGAAGTTCGGCAACGACATCGATACGGACGCGATCATCCCCGGGAGGTACCTCACCGAGTACGACCCGAAAAAGCTCGCGGAACATGTCTTCGAGGGGACGAGAGACGACTTCAGGATCGCGGTGAAGGAGGGCGATGTCGTCGTCGCCGGCAGGAACTTCGGCTGCGGGTCCTCGCGGGAGCACGCCCCTCTCGCCCTTCTCGGGGCGGGGGTGAAGATCGTCGTGGCAGAGTCCTTTGCCCGGATCTTCTACCGGAACTCGGTGAACACCGGTCTCCTCCCCCTCATCTGCCCTGACACCGGGGCGCTCCTTGAAGGGCACGATCTGACGGTCGACCTTGCAGGTGGATCCCTGGAGTCTGAAGGGGCCAGGTACCCGTTCGAAGCGGTGCCGCCCTTCATGCAGGAGATCGTGGACGCGGGAGGGCTGGTTGAATATGCAAAACAGATGAAGGAGGTAGAACTGTGTACAAAGTCGCAGCAATAGGCGGAGACGGCATCGGACCGGAGATCCTGGATGAAGGAAAGAAGGTCCTCGACGCTGCAGGAGAGAAATATGGATTCGACATACAGTGGGACGAGTTTGCCATAGGGGCCGACAGATATCTGGAGACCGGGGAACTCGTCACCGAGGATGAACTGAAAGAGCTCTCCAGATACCGGGCGATCTACTTCGGCTCCATCGGCGACGACCGCGTGACGCCCGGCATCCTGGAGAAGGGTATCCTCCTGAAGATGCGGTTCGCCTTCGACGAGTATGTGAACCTGCGGCCTATCAGACTCCTGAACGGCGTCCAGACCCCTCTCGCCGGGAAGAAGCCCGAGGACATCGACTTTGTCGTGGTGCGGGAGAACACGGAGGACTTCTATGTCGGAATCGGCTCGCGCTTCAAAAAGACGGAGAAAAAGGAACTTGAAGTCGTCCGGGACCTGTATTCGGTGAAGTTCGGCCTTGATGTCGAGAGCGACGCCGAGGAGATCGCCTACCAGATCGGCGTCATCTCGCGGGAGGGGAGCAGGAGGGTGATGGAGTACGCCTTCGACCTGGCCGAACGCCGGGAGAAGCGGGTCACCTCGGTCGACAAGGCAAACGTCCTCTCCGACGTCTACGGCCTCTGGCGTGAGGTCTTCACCGAGGTCGCGAGTCGTCACCCGGGCGTTTCGACCGAGTTCAATTTCGTCGACGCCGTGACGATGTGGTTTGTCAAGAAACCGGAGTGGTTCGATGTCGTCGTCACACCGAATATGTTCGGCGACATCATCACCGACCTCGGTGCGATGATCCAGGGCGGCCTCGGCCTCGCGCCGGGCGGCAACATCAACCCGAAAGGGACCTCGATGTTCGAGCCCATCCATGGGTCGGCCCCGAAGTACAAGGGCCTCGGCGTCGCGAACCCCATCGCCACCATCTGGGCCGGCGGCCTCCTCCTCGACCACCTCGGTGAGCACGAGGCGGCAGAAGGGATCGTGCGGGCGATCGAGGGGACGATTCACGATGGCGTGGTGACCCGCGACCTCGGTGGCGCGGCGAAGACCGCGGACGTCGGCGACCATATCGCAGCGCGGGTCAGGGAATAAACCCCTGCCATAAATGGCGTAGAAAAAAAGATCTTGCGAGATATGCCCTGCCCTCAGGCAGGGAGGGGCGCCGGCCATCCCTCATGCCCCTTCCCGAACTCTGCAACCATGAATGCCATGAACTCGCGGGCAAGGTCGGGGTGGGGGGCGGAGTTCGGGACAGTCGCCGCATACACGATGGGGGTCCCGACGCGGTCGCTTCCTATGGAGCCGAACCGCTGGAAGCCGAGTCTGACGACGACCGTACGGTAATTATCCTGACATGCCGCAGACCCAAGGTCTATCTCAGGCGGCAGGGTGACGTACTTCAGGCCGTGCTCCTCCGCAACGCTCAGGTATTCGAAGGCATAGTCCACCCCGCCGGCGTCCAGGAGCGAGAGGAGGAAGATGCTGCCGTCGCGGATCCTGACCTTCCCGGTCTCCTGCTTGAGCACCTCGGGTAGGGTGATGGACGTGACGCCGTCCTTTTCCTCCACTGTCACATTTGGCCTGAGATGGTTCCCGAGGACGGCGTCGAAGATCTCGTCGTCCCCGTAGTATCTCTCTGCAAGAGTCGTCACCATCAGCGCCCTGTAGCCTGCGGCGTCAAGCATCGGGTTCGAGATCCCGACGACGACGTCGGGCCTCGACAGCACTTCATACCAGTTCTCTGAGGTGATCGCGTCGGCATACCTGCTCTGGTTCGTGAAAGCGATCACGACCCTGTTAGTGGCGAAGGGGGTGTACGTGTCGGTGTAATTCCCCTCCCCGCCCTCGACCGACCTGTACATCAGGTCAGGGATGAGTTCCTCATCCGCAACGACCACCAGGTCGATGTCGCGGTGGAGGTCGGTCACCTGCCTGATGCACTGGATAGAGCCGTGCCCCTCGACCTGCACGTCCACACCAGGGTGGGATGCCTCAAACTCTGCCTCAATTTCTTCCATAGGAAGAAGAAGACTCCCTGCGGGGACGATCTTCAGGGTTGTCGGGGTATCGTCACCACCGATGCACCCGGTCGCAAGGACACACAATCCCACAAGAGCGAGGAACATGAGGGGGATGCCCCTCATGGGCGTTTCACCTCGATCCTATCCACCCACTTCACCCAGGCGCTCCCCTCGGTGATAGTGTCCGGTTCATCGGTGCCGACCACCATCCGCAGGGGACCGCCGTCTCCGTCGGGGATCGCCGTTCCGTTGAACTCATAGGCAAGGACCACAGTAAGAGCAGGAGAAGGTTTCTCTTTGAGGTTCTGATCTAAGGTCACAAAACCCTTTCCGGCCATCTGCTCGTCATCGAAGACCCAGTAGTAGCCGTCAGGTGCTGATATCCCTACCTGATCGCCGTCTCCAGACCCACCAACGCGATCGAGCAGCGTTGCGAGGGTTACGCCCTTGACCGTGTACGGTCCGTACTTGATTCCGACCGTGGAGACCGCATAGCCATAGCCCTCCCAGGCAGGGAGTTCTTTGATCTCGGAGAAGGAGAGCACCTCCTCATTGGTGCCGTCAGAGATCGTGAGGTTCCAGGATATGTCCTCACCTACCGGACTGGCAGGGTTGGTAGTCCCGGTGCACCCGCAGGCGGCTGCAGCGCAGATCAGAGCGAAAACTGCCATCAAACGGACGAAACGAGTTTTCATCCCCGCATCCTCCATGCAAAGCAGGCAACACCAAGTCCGGCCAGGAGTCCAAAGAGCGGGCCAGGGCTCTGAGTGGCCTGCGCGGTCGTCGGGACCTCTGGTGTCTCAATTGCAGCAGATCCCTGGAGTGACTTAACCGGAACATTCTTCGCTCCACTATACCCCCCCTCATAGACCCTGACCTCGTCGATCCATTTCACGGTATAGCCTGAAGTCGAAGGATAGAGGTCGTTAAAGAGGTGGAGGCGCTCAGGCGGGAAACATTCGCGCATATCCTGGTTGCCAAAGACATGTTTGCCCTCCGGGTTGGTGGAGTTGTCGGCAAAGAGGACCAGGCGCATCCCAACATGATAGTCCGGCGGATAGCCGACGCCCTGACGCTCGCCAACAGCTGCATCTTCGCCATTGTACCAGCAGAGCCCTATCGGCCCCTGGCGCGGATCGGGTTCATAGACGTTCGTGTACCCGAACTCAATATGATACCCGTCACCTGCTTTGACCATCATCTCATCGTCGGGCTGCATCCCGCCGACCAGGCCGCAGAGGTCCTTGATGTCGGTACCCTTCACCGCACCGCGGTCCTTGAAGTTCGTGGTCTCATTCCTGTCCCACTGGGTCTCTTTGTCATCGGCAAAGACCGGGCCCTGGTGGTAGTAGTGGGTCGTGCCGTCGCCGAGGACGGGGAGGTTTGCCTCCATCCACAGGTAGTCAACGGTCGTCTCATTGAGCACGGTGGTGCCGTCGTCTGCAATCTTTACTATATGCACCGAGGTCGTCGGTGCGGCCTGCACCCCTGCGATACAGGCGCAGAGGAACAGGAGCAGAAATACACTCTTTGTTACATTCATACAATCATCTTCCTTTTTTCAGATGCAGGGCGACCATACCAGCCGCCGCGCATGCACAGAAGGGAGAGAGAGGGGCCTGTGCAGCGTTCTCCCCTTCTGCCTTCGGCGTCATTTCAATTGTCTCGAAAGTGCTGTTCAGGGGGTAGAGGCTCACAACCTCCCTGTTGTCCTCTGAGATCCTGGCCACAGGCACCATGTCGACCGTCACCGTCTCTCCGTCCACACTGACCCGCAGGTACGCGAGGGTGTGGTCGAGGCCGTTTTCAAAACCCGGCGCCTTCTTCTTGGCAAGAGGAAAGAGTTCCTCGCCGCCGCACGGAATCACGAAGTACGGCGTGCCGTTGATATCATAGCGTTCATAGGCATGGATATGCCCGTTGAAGACCGC
This window of the Methanofollis ethanolicus genome carries:
- a CDS encoding ABC transporter permease, with protein sequence MIIVQKEFPDHLTSKRFFVILALFLIISVIGISLGIGEYDRDLAAYQEKIAAVESSGVTGWMPDRPSVLSVYSSISDQSIIIEAVLAIVAGFDLVSKEKEMKTLKTLLSHPIYRDEVINGKAIGGGAAIVLAIGLALLVSLAMLLIAGIIPTVDEFSAIATFGAVSILFLLIYFSLALTLSTLARDSGSALIATLVVFIILSSLLPLAGEIAIDTWAGERPDPPYVQKIIMSESGAMIPVDTDEQDPQGEKEAMKTYEAEAKVYYEKKAAVTAIVEAASPQTNYKKITEAVIDPYRVVKMQNSPQGPFGIVVTDPDATPPHFTDVLAGLWGNIALLLALPGVLFLTAYLCFMRMDVR
- a CDS encoding argininosuccinate synthase, coding for MNVTKSVFLLLFLCACIAGVQAAPTTSVHIVKIADDGTTVLNETTVDYLWMEANLPVLGDGTTHYYHQGPVFADDKETQWDRNETTNFKDRGAVKGTDIKDLCGLVGGMQPDDEMMVKAGDGYHIEFGYTNVYEPDPRQGPIGLCWYNGEDAAVGERQGVGYPPDYHVGMRLVLFADNSTNPEGKHVFGNQDMRECFPPERLHLFNDLYPSTSGYTVKWIDEVRVYEGGYSGAKNVPVKSLQGSAAIETPEVPTTAQATQSPGPLFGLLAGLGVACFAWRMRG
- a CDS encoding 3-isopropylmalate dehydratase large subunit, yielding MGATLVEKIFSTRCGKEIEAGDVVMAAVDRAMIHDITGPLAIQKFREMGGERVFDPARIVMLFDHQVPADSIQAAENQKFMREFALRQGIHNYDLREGVCHQVVLEKGHAAPGEIVVGSDSHTCTYGAAGAFATGIGSTDMGFVLKFGALYFRVPDSIRVEVNGAFAPRVGAKDLILSIAGDIGADGATYQALEFTGETFESMPMPGRMTCSNMAIEMGAKAGIVPPDAITWEYLRERRPEVRPFPLKSDEDATYSEMREFDVTDLVPQVAVPHNVDNVVDVDEVAGTHVDQVFIGSCTNGRYEDFAEAAEILGDRKFSDDVRVLIIPASRDEYMKTLRAGLIEKFVEAGALVEAPCCGPCMGGSFGLLAPGEVSLSTSNRNFRGRQGSTEAEVYLCSAATAAASAITGEITDPREV
- a CDS encoding ArsR/SmtB family transcription factor, whose protein sequence is MPEETLVLDRNRCKVLASQTRVAILKALDRRRLSLSEVAGECDLALSTVHEQMTHLVEAGFVVSENDGHRWVYYALTPDGKAILHPNKQVKVLVVLATAALTVFAGLSTIALYLYDLLGPKDLGWYQDGDANLSPLIVGIALLAIGGLLGYLAFCRRRGKISA
- a CDS encoding 3-isopropylmalate dehydratase small subunit, with product MRIWKFGNDIDTDAIIPGRYLTEYDPKKLAEHVFEGTRDDFRIAVKEGDVVVAGRNFGCGSSREHAPLALLGAGVKIVVAESFARIFYRNSVNTGLLPLICPDTGALLEGHDLTVDLAGGSLESEGARYPFEAVPPFMQEIVDAGGLVEYAKQMKEVELCTKSQQ
- the wtpA gene encoding tungstate ABC transporter substrate-binding protein WtpA; its protein translation is MRGIPLMFLALVGLCVLATGCIGGDDTPTTLKIVPAGSLLLPMEEIEAEFEASHPGVDVQVEGHGSIQCIRQVTDLHRDIDLVVVADEELIPDLMYRSVEGGEGNYTDTYTPFATNRVVIAFTNQSRYADAITSENWYEVLSRPDVVVGISNPMLDAAGYRALMVTTLAERYYGDDEIFDAVLGNHLRPNVTVEEKDGVTSITLPEVLKQETGKVRIRDGSIFLLSLLDAGGVDYAFEYLSVAEEHGLKYVTLPPEIDLGSAACQDNYRTVVVRLGFQRFGSIGSDRVGTPIVYAATVPNSAPHPDLAREFMAFMVAEFGKGHEGWPAPLPA
- a CDS encoding isocitrate/isopropylmalate dehydrogenase family protein, yielding MYKVAAIGGDGIGPEILDEGKKVLDAAGEKYGFDIQWDEFAIGADRYLETGELVTEDELKELSRYRAIYFGSIGDDRVTPGILEKGILLKMRFAFDEYVNLRPIRLLNGVQTPLAGKKPEDIDFVVVRENTEDFYVGIGSRFKKTEKKELEVVRDLYSVKFGLDVESDAEEIAYQIGVISREGSRRVMEYAFDLAERREKRVTSVDKANVLSDVYGLWREVFTEVASRHPGVSTEFNFVDAVTMWFVKKPEWFDVVVTPNMFGDIITDLGAMIQGGLGLAPGGNINPKGTSMFEPIHGSAPKYKGLGVANPIATIWAGGLLLDHLGEHEAAEGIVRAIEGTIHDGVVTRDLGGAAKTADVGDHIAARVRE
- a CDS encoding molybdopterin-dependent oxidoreductase; the protein is MKTRFVRLMAVFALICAAAACGCTGTTNPASPVGEDISWNLTISDGTNEEVLSFSEIKELPAWEGYGYAVSTVGIKYGPYTVKGVTLATLLDRVGGSGDGDQVGISAPDGYYWVFDDEQMAGKGFVTLDQNLKEKPSPALTVVLAYEFNGTAIPDGDGGPLRMVVGTDEPDTITEGSAWVKWVDRIEVKRP
- a CDS encoding histidine kinase N-terminal 7TM domain-containing protein translates to MIWQYSPLPPLLLISAALTAVLSVIAWKNRQSPGGKALTIFLSAATLWSAAYALELSAADLESNLLFTDIEYFGIAVVPPAFLAFALSYTGREHLLTRSRVLLLALFPALTIIAVLSNDLHHLYYTGFTSSIDGGAVIWLFHYGPLFWIYWIIAALLILAALVLLITHLLDAPAAYRSQIGLLLIACIVPLIADVLYVLKTGPVPGLDLTPVGFLVTGLTLEAATIRYQFFSVTPVARSLLPGVMTDSMIVLDDSGRIVDVNSSAAVIAGLPEEAAIGMPFDRVFPSLKSVVAGCTEEAGRSEAEVEMTVIGQARVFISRCQRMKETSRNMAGYLVVLHDVTDLLHEKAALKKVNEKLGLLADITRHDILNQLTAVTGYMDLAIESEDIAEIRGDLGKSRAAAENVRHQLEFARDYSSLGRGSPQWFDLVAAAQSALVYAGQNGMRTGISCTGVTIYADPLIERTLFNLAHNAVAYSATATEFRISCTIASDGLVIVVEDNGIGVPDEEKEIIFRRGVGKHTGLGLFMVREILGITGMTIREIGTPGQGARFEISVPPGCFRTDHAGIDAVTV
- a CDS encoding bacteriohemerythrin, which gives rise to MNWSDDLSVGVSEIDEQHKKLVAQINTLHDAMRSGQGKDVLEKILGELAAYTQYHFTAEEEYMQKFGYPAYAPHKKEHVAFVTKIATFQEAYAAEKLGLSIEVMTFLRDWVAGHIRGSDTHYTACFREHGLA
- a CDS encoding YcdB/YcdC domain-containing protein, with product MMRKIIIAVIIVCMVIVAVPVLSSASPDRVGAEITPKTPLYLDPVDEAVSITKEDAIKSAEMSIPDITIRKVTGGLIQDHVYGKIWQFSVITGEGDNLLVGIDPKTGELDFYYGKADKKTVTREEITVDEAKQIADDYIKTQNIKGELLFDEVEYRPPRAKDLAGKYSVHFWRIIKGIPCLSDGVRVGVNPETGDVMSYQKTWTMPEEKIAVTAMPGIQDSQAQQIVRDLMKEKYSTDITVISSRLVWVDMDYLTGTNDCHDIRLTWWIRFNDSYLQENEAEPGSAWIDAHSGEFLKKAYFV